Genomic segment of Hylaeus volcanicus isolate JK05 chromosome 6, UHH_iyHylVolc1.0_haploid, whole genome shotgun sequence:
NNNNNNNNNNNNNNNNNNNNNNNNNNNNNNNNNNNNNNNNNNNNNNNNNNNNNNNNNNNNNNNNNNNNNNNNNNNNNNNNNNNNNNNNNNNNNNNNNNNNNNNNNNNNNNNNNNNNNNNNNNNNNNNNNNNNNNNNNNNNNNNNNNNNNNNNNNNNNNNNNNNNNNNNNNNNNNNNNNNNNNNNNNNNNNNNNNNNNNNNNNNNNNNNNNNNNNNNNNNNNNNNNNNNNNNNNNNNNNNNNNNNNNNNNNNNNNNNNNNNNNNNNNNNNNNNNNNNNNNNNNNNNNNNNNNNNNNNNNNNNNNNNNNNNNNNNNNNNNNNNNNNNNNNNNNNNNNNNNNNNNNNNNNNNNNNNNNNNNNNNNNNNNNNNNNNNNNNNNNNNNNNNNNNNNNNNNNNNNNNNNNNNNNNNNNNNNNNNNNNNNNNNNNNNNNNNNNNNNNNNNNNNNNNNNNNNNNNNNNNNNNNNNNNNNNNNNNNNNNNNNNNNNNNNNNNNNNNNNNNNNNNNNNNNNNNNNNNNNNNNNNNNNNNNNNNNNNNNNNNNNNNNNNNNNNNNNNNNNNNNNNNNNNNNNNNNNNNNNNNNNNNNNNNNNNNNNNNNNNNNNNNNNNNNNNNNNNNNNNNNNNNNNNNNNNNNNNNNNNNNNNNNNNNNNNNNNNNNNNNNNNNNNNNNNNNNNNNNNNNNNNNNNNNNNNNNNNNNNNNNNNNNNNNNNNNNNNNNNNNNNNNNNNNNNNNNNNNNNNNNNNNNNNNNNNNNNNNNNNNNNNNNNNNNNNNNNNNNNNNNNNNNNNNNNNNNNNNNNNNNNNNNNNNNNNNNNNNNNNNNNNNNNNNNNNNNNNNNNNNNNNNNNNNNNNNNNNNNNNNNNNNNNNNNNNNNNNNNNNNNNNNNNNNNNNNNNNNNNNNNNNNNNNNNNNNNNNNNNNNNNNNNNNNNNNNNNNNNNNNNNNNNNNNNNNNNNNNNNNNNNNNNNNNNNNNNNNNNNNNNNNNNNNNNNNNNNNNNNNNNNNNNNNNNNNNNNNNNNNNNNNNNNNNNNNNNNNNNNNNNNNNNNNNNNNNNNNNNNNNNNNNNNNNNNNNNNNNNNNNNNNNNNNNNNNNNNNNNNNNNNNNNNNNNNNNNNNNNNNNNNNNNNNNNNNNNNNNNNNNNNNNNNNNNNNNNNNNNNNNNNNNNNNNNNNNNNNNNNNNNNNNNNNNNNNNNNNNNNNNNNNNNNNNNNNNNNNNNNNNNNNNNNNNNNNNNNNNNNNNNNNNNNNNNNNNNNNNNNNNNNNNNNNNNNNNNNNNNNNNNNNNNNNNNNNNNNNNNNNNNNNNNNNNNNNNNNNNNNNNNNNNNNNNNNNNNNNNNNNNNNNNNNNNNNNNNNNNNNNNNNNNNNNNNNNNNNNNNNNNNNNNNNNNNNNNNNNNNNNNNNNNNNNNNNNNNNNNNNNNNNNNNNNNNNNNNNNNNNNNNNNNNNNNNNNNNNNNNNNNNNNNNNNNNNNNNNNNNNNNNNNNNNNNNNNNNNNNNNNNNNNNNNNNNNNNNNNNNNNNNNNNNNNNNNNNNNNNNNNNNNNNNNNNNNNNNNNNNNNNNNNNNNNNNNNNNNNNNNNNNNNNNNNNNNNNNNNNNNNNNNNNNNNNNNNNNNNNNNNNNNNNNNNNNNNNNNNNNNNNNNNNNNNNNNNNNNNNNNNNNNNNNNNNNNNNNNNNNNNNNNNNNNNNNNNNNNNNNNNNNNNNNNNNNNNNNNNNNNNNNNNNNNNNNNNNNNNNNNNNNNNNNNNNNNNNNNNNNNNNNNNNNNNNNNNNNNNNNNNNNNNNNNNNNNNNNNNNNNNNNNNNNNNNNNNNNNNNNNNNNNNNNNNNNNNNNNNNNNNNNNNNNNNNNNNNNNNNNNNNNNNNNNNNNNNNNNNNNNNNNNNNNNNNNNNNNNNNNNNNNNNNNNNNNNNNNNNNNNNNNNNNNNNNNNNNNNNNNNNNNNNNNNNNNNNNNNNNNNNNNNNNNNNNNNNNNNNNNNNNNNNNNNNNNNNNNNNNNNNNNNNNNNNNNNNNNNNNNNNNNNNNNNNNNNNNNNNNNNNNNNNNNNNNNNNNNNNNNNNNNNNNNNNNNNNNNNNNNNNNNNNNNNNNNNNNNNNNNNNNNNNNNNNNNNNNNNNNNNNNNNNNNNNNNNNNNNNNNNNNNNNNNNNNNNNNNNNNNNNNNNNNNNNNNNNNNNNgcgctctgattggtcagtgttttccgttaatatctcctcaacgaagcctcggacaacattttcgctaaggaaaaagttgtttcaaatcacctcccgaaccacccatttcaaggtgttacaacatttttgggacgcCCTGTATATTTGTCGCAAAGCGaacgatatacagggtgaaagGTGCCATACTACTTTTCAGTTGCCCAAATACTCAGTCACGACTCTGTTCACCTGTCTCTACGTACGATAAACATCGCAACGGTGTACAAATCGGTTTTCGAAGCGCGCGGTTGGCCACGTTAACGAGGCCCACTGTCCCCACGAGCAATTAAAAAGAACGATCATTATTTTCGTACGGGGCGCGGCGCCGTTAACGATCTTCACGTTTTCTAAACGATTTAATTTGCACGGGGACGAATTAAATCGTTTCTTTCGACGGGCCAGCGATCATTTCACGTTTCTCTAATCGTCGACGGAAGGAAAAGCTCGACGTCCTTCGCTGGCGACGAGACTCGCGTAAATCGCTGTCCGTTGCGCTTGGGCTTTCAAACTTGGACGCGACACAATCAACGAAATTTCAACTCTGAGCACATGGCTGGTGTCGGTTGTTTAGGATGTATTGGCTGCGATGCTGGGCGCGTTTCTAGGACGAGACAGAGACCCTAATCAGATTTATTCCATGGCTAAAAACGCTTCCGAGGTTAGTACGCAATCGaacaaattgtaaagaaaCGTCTTGTCCGGTCGACCTGCTCGACGTTTCGCCAGGGGAGACGATTGTAATTGTAACAGTGGCGCGTCAAAAGTTTGAACTTGGAGTCAAGATGGGTTCATAGACCATCTTGTTCTAAAATTTACTACAGTTCGATATAGTCCcgtattaaaaaagaaacttttgtcTTATTGTACCTATTTGaactgttttattatttttttgattaACAATAGGTATGCAGAGATTCCTATTGCCGAAGTAACGATTTAATAAGTGAAAtcgatttactaaaattaattacgaggctcgaacaaaattgaatttgaatatatgcATTTTTGTATGGATAAAAGTCGTCATAAGAGGTTggctaaaaatataaacggttCCTGTAAAACCTTGTCAGTTTTGGAATGGGCTAAACCGAGCGTGCTTCGCAAATCTagtgttaaatatatatagtcaTCACAAGACgtctacattttatttgcaacCTCAACACATGCGATCAGAAGCAATCCTCTTCGTAAATTGGAAGGGTGTACCCTTGAATAAACGAGACCCATATTGACTCCAAATGCAAACGCACAACTACGATGAATCAGTCACAAGTGGACACTTTTGTTCGTACTACGCTAGACTAAAGAAATTTGCACGCAAACGACTTGGCGAAGCGTCTAGGGTGTCGAGGTGAAATACTCTTACGCTTTCCCCTCGTAGAATGCTTCAATTCCATTCACTTTGCACTCGTTCGTTGCGAGAATCCTTCGATTCTCGTgcgaaaattgtaaaaaatgttcaaggaTCGAAGTTTAACGAGAGGTTATCACGTAagcattaaataattcgacTCTTCCTAAACAGTTCATTAACATAGTGGTGAATCTCCTGGATGCGTTGAAGACATCGTTCTCTCACCGTTCGTTGGCGGCTAGATCCATGGGAAAGCGAGACACAATCTCCGAGGCTGCAGTCACGACACTCACTATGCTGAAGGTACCACGCTCAGCGAAAGACAATCGGGACCCTTTCTCTGTGGATGGTAACTTACATTTGACTCGAATGGATTTTCTGTTCAGGGTTACGTGAGGTCGCTAAAGTCTTTTAACAACGTTGGACGCTCGGAGGATGAAGGTCAACGCGGTTGCGCCGAAAGAGCTCTTTGTGAAGCGAGTGCAGAGTGCGTTGCCAAAGCTCAAGGCACGTCGTCCGTCTTCTGTCAATTTGGATCGTAAGTTCTTTCTAATTCGTGTCCACGAATGCATCACCCATTGTAATTTTATCCACGATCGAATATTCACGTTTTCATTGTTTCCAGGTACGCGACCAGCTATCTGCTCCAGAGGCAGAGCGGCGTAGGCTTCGACGTTCTCTACGACGCGAGTCGACGCGGTCGCAACGGAGAGGATTGCAGGACCGTCTTCATGGACTGCAACGCCGTATGAGGAAGCCTCGTTCCGATTCGCTGACCACGATTTAGCACCGCGGGACCTGAACAACTCCGGATCAATTGCTCCGTAACTTCAACATGGAATTTCTAGCAATTCTTCTCTAGAACTTTCctatttcattgaaaagtcGACGCCTGAGTTGTTCAAGATCCCGAGGCCTAGATCGCACCCTAGAACGGCGAACATTAGCTTTAGACATAGACGTGGAACATGCGCAATGGACGTGTCTGAAACTAGACTGGCGGGAATCTTGGTGACACTTTTCTCGCAAGCTCTCGATCGACGTACTCGGTTCATCGAGCGACAGACTGACTCGGTTGTCTTCCAGAAACATAGCattattaatcgatcgatttcgGCGGATCCTTTTGGGACAACAGAACGCTAAAATTTGCCAGGAATCCTTGGCGTACGATGGGAATTTTTCGGATTCTCCGCGGACGCTCGGGATTCGTGCATGAAAATGAAGTTCGcgagagaggagagaagagTCCATGAACAAATGTCGCGCGCAGGCCTGACACGAACAGGCCTCGACGACGAtcacgttatttatttatatttattaaattatattaaacgtaGTGGTAGCGTTTATTCGGGGCTCAATTGGCTGCGATGCGAACGGGGATCGCAGCTTCGGCGTGATCTGGTGTTCCTTGGCGAGCACGTAGAATCTAAATTGgtgataactagactgcgcatctttatgcaaaataatatctcagcaaacgtacctacaaaaactGAACTTAaagaggaatttattttaccctggcaatattataatatgaactttactttcaatattttgtaataacatTGCATACTGTAcgcattttctaatttcacattcaaatttcctataaatgcataaaaatctgcagtctaatgATATGATGCGTATGGGTATCAAAATGTTTTTGATTTGACTGTATAAGAAGTATGACAGATTAAACTGAGAGATTAGTGGCTACTTGTACTCTCGAGAGTTGCTGCTCCTATTGGAACGTCTTCTGAAAGTCCTCTCTTGTTACGTTGCTCATCTAGTCTTCAATCTCCCCAACTGTGTAAAATCTCTGAACGTCGAGCTCTCTTTCTAGCGAAGACGAACAAATTACATATGGCCAAAATAGAAGAATGGGGAGTTGGCACAGTTGAGAAGATTCTCTAAGAGACGAGGATTATGCTGAAACAGgactttcaaaaattgttctaaCAACGGCAGACTTCCAAGAAGACTACTTTAAGGGAAACCACTGGAAtctcgaattaatttatcactTACATTATAGCCAATTCAGAAACCTTTGGATATCCTTACGCATCGCTATACTGTTGCAATGTGCGTTATATTCGAGGCTAAATCCTGCGGACCCTAATTTCTTCGACTCGCGTTTCCTTACCAGTGAGCGACGAGCGCATCGCGCCAATCGGAGTCCACCTTCACGTATTTAATCCCTAGTTTCATCGCGGTCGCGAGACACATTTTTCATGAAAGGGGAGGAAGACGAGCTTAGTACTGCCGGAACTATCGAGGTTTGGTAATGTCGACGTGCCGTGGGCGAAGTTCGTTGTGCCTCTTTCAGATCAATCCTCTGACAGTGGTTCAACGAGGGTTGCCCTTGAATGACCCTCCCCCATATTCGTACGAGTTAACGCCTCAGGATATTATAATTCGTCCAGTCCCCCGTTCGAAATTGGCTACTGTATATAGAATACTATGTACACACAGGCCAACGGGTGGAGTTTCTTCGCAATAGGCAGGATATATTTAGATCGGTTAGCGTATCATCTTTGCAGTAAGTTGTATTTACGCGCGGTACGATTGTATTTAAATCAGGCTAATAAACGGTCTCGTTGACAATGAACTTGTGCATTTCTGTTCCTTTCTAATCCCCTTTCCGTCcatgaaagaatatttcgtACTTTGAAACAGTGCCGCATTGTGGAGAGCCTTCGCAACTTCCGTCTTAATACTTTTAGTAGGATAGAGTTCATTCTTTTGTAGAAGGGAAGCCTTGAAAAGAGTTTCTAGGGCGAACGATCTTCATCGCCTGAGCAATTAGTGGTTCCTTTGAAGGCTCTAGACATTGTGCATATGTCCGAGCATATGTATATTAGGTACAATGGTTACATCCTTTCTGGAATTGCATTAACGTTCAGCAGGAAATGTGATTCAAGAGCAACCATCATGAGAACCACTCGAGCTTGGAATCTAACAGGTTTGTATATTCCTATCTGATGTGACTAAAATAACAAGTGGACTACTTATCCCTGTATATCTGGTCTAAGTAAGGGTGACATCCCTCCTAGAATTGCATGATGTAACTCGAGAATGAACATCCTGAAAACCACTTGAGCTTGGAATCCAACAGGTTTGTATATCCTCATCTGATGTGACTAGAATAACAACAAGTGAATTAGTTATCTCTGCATATTGGGTCTAAGTGTGACATCCCTCCTGATATTGCATAATGTAACTCGAGAGCAAACATCCTGAAAACCACTCGAGCTTGGAATCTAACAGGTTTCTATATCCTCATCTGATGTGACTAGAATAACAAGTGGACTAGTTATCCCTGTATATTTGGTCTGAGGGTGATATTCCTCCTAGAATTGCATGATGTAACTCGAGAATGAACATCCTGAAAACCACTCGAACTTGGAATCTAACAGGTTTGTATATCCTCATCTGATGTGACTAGAATAACAAGTGGACTAGTTATCCCTGCATATTGGGTCTAAGTGTGACATCCCTCCTGATATTGCATAATGTAACTCGAGAGCAAACATCCTGAAAAGCACTCGAGCTTGGAATCTAACAGGTTTGTATATTCCTATCTGATGTGACTAGAATAACAAGTGGAGTTATCCCTGTATATTTGGTCTAAGTAAGGGTGACATCCCTCCTGGAATTGCATGATGTAACTCGAGAATGAACATCCTGAAAACTACTTGAGCTTGGAATCTAACAGGTTTCTACGTCCTCATAAATATCCGTTGATAGCCTTGGGGAAATTCTGAGTTATATTTTCAGATCAGGGAAGCAACAGTCTTGCAGCATTAACACCAACGTGAAAGCTAGTTACTGGAAGATTAGGTAACCAGTCACGGAACGCTGACAATCTAAGGAacaatgaagaaaattatCTTCGTCGCTAATCGCCGCACTTGGCGACGAAGACGTGTCGGCAACGTGTGTTTAATCGGTGCAAGTAGCGAAGAGACGCAGGGACCACGAAGGGATCCACGTTCTGTGACAAAAAGCACACGGAACTGACTCTATTCTAGGTGAAAACAGTCCAGCGTAGCGCGTCGTGGCGACAGTTAACGAAAAGGTTGCGAAACACGGGAGTTCTTCCAAATGTCGCGTGCTAGTTCAGCGATTCTTTCAAAGTGAATTTGTGAAACGTGCAAGTATTTAGTTCTgtatttaattgcaattagtCGAGATTAATTTATCAGCCATAAAGGTTAGTTGAGAAGAAGCCCTGTGTCAACATATCGTGTCCACCGCTTAGACTTCTTTCATTTGTTGTTGACCAAGTGCCACTTATAAAATCcgctattcgaataatattaacaaaaatttcttgtatCATCAGATACTTTTGAATAATgtcaaacatttctttttcacttcATGCTGTATACTTTTCTCGAAAAAAGAATCGTATCATCTTTTTTCACAGGTTTGACGAGGGGGCCCCCCTTAAgatatcttttaattatttttaagtaaccAGAACCATGCACAATCAGCTAGACTGTTTCTATggttattacatatatatccTTTGATAGCCTTctttctgtaataaataataatagtaatagcataaatattaaatgtctGATTAGAGCAGCTCACGATCGGTGTTGTAGATGACATTTAAGAACCTGATGAATCTTGGAAACCTTGCCAAAGATTCTTATCGTCCTCCCATCGACAGATACCACAGTGGCCCTAGTGGCTACCACCACAGTGGTTCCGGTGGTTATCATCACAGCGGTTCCGGTGGCTACCATCACGGCTCACGCGGGTAAATATAATGtgattctatatatatatatatttttattacgtttaggtttcgaataattatgaCTTGAAATACGAAAATGAATGGGTATAACTTCCTGCTCAACGAGTAGACCgaggattttatgcatttatgattcGACTGAATGTGATAAGTATATGCTAAACATAATCAAAagatatatgtacaaaatataaatattgttacattaatattattagaatagattttatagatatagatttttttagatgttatgtatattttttgtatcttttccTTTATGTTATAcgtcataaatgtataaaatcccTAATCCACCAATGAGCCTCTTCCTTTTGAGCTTCATCAAGGAAATTGATGATGTCGTTAACACTGAAAATAGAgtatttaatgttaataataaatatgaataatattattagcaGCATGATCTGTTGATAAAAGAcattcatattataaataaaataatagcattCATTCGTTAccaataataaatgttaatattttgtatagtaGCATTTATTGTTAgcagtaaaaaatataaatattgttgatGGATCGTTTCAGGAGCTACAAGGGCAAAGGTGGAAGCGGAGCCGCGCTTAGCGCATTGACTCTGCTCGCCTTCCTGTTCCTCATAAACGTCATGCAGGTAACTATCGCCGATTAATTCGAAACGTTTAAGCACGCGACACGGCTCCGTTCTCGCCAAGTGGGACACGAACCTTATTTACTCTCGTCCCTGAAGGAGGTCAGAGAAGACTCTGCTTTCCGTTAATTAGTTACGCTTGCTCGTGCCCAGTTGGAATACACGGTGAGCCGATTCAATGGGAACACCTA
This window contains:
- the LOC128878242 gene encoding uncharacterized protein LOC128878242, whose amino-acid sequence is MLGAFLGRDRDPNQIYSMAKNASEFINIVVNLLDALKTSFSHRSLAARSMGKRDTISEAAVTTLTMLKGYVRSLKSFNNVGRSEDEGQRGCAERALCEASAECVAKAQGTSSVFCQFGSYATSYLLQRQSGVGFDVLYDASRRGRNGEDCRTVFMDCNAV
- the LOC128878037 gene encoding uncharacterized protein LOC128878037 → MTFKNLMNLGNLAKDSYRPPIDRYHSGPSGYHHSGSGGYHHSGSGGYHHGSRGSYKGKGGSGAALSALTLLAFLFLINVMQQSLQDNNSTTSTMAPTVILRDGDHPVALDAKEEDDKKGDVAKRDGSYRTPAKSKIERLNNQYIK